AGTAAAAGTCTTCCTCGTGGCAACCCTGACTTCCTTGTTTCTAAGGCAATATATGAGAGGATTCAGAAGTGGCACAACCACCGTGTACAGGACTGACACCAGCTTGTTGGCACGGTAGGTGTACATGAGCTTGGGGTGGGCGTAGGTGAAAAGAGTGGTGGAGTAGAACAAAATCACCACGgccaggtgggagctgcaggtggaaAAAGCCTTTTGCCTCCCCTGGGAAGAAGGAATCTTCAGCACAGTGATCAGGATGCAGATGTAGGAGGCCAGCACAgtgcacagaggcagcaggatgACCAGCAGAGCCAAGGTGAAGTCCACGAGCTCGGCCAAAGAGGAATCGCTGCAGGAGATGTTCAGGAGGGGGGAAATGTCGCAGAAATAATGATTGATTTTGTCCACATCACAGAATGAGAGCCTGGCTATAAAGCTCAGCTTGATGGAGGAGGTGGTCAAACCACACACCCAGCAGGCAGCcaccagctgagcacagagcttgTGGCTCATGATGAGGGGGTACCtgaggggtttgcagatggCCACAAGGCGATCGTAGGCCATCGCGGCCAGCAGAACATACTCAGTGCAAACAAGAGTCACAAAGAAATGCAGCTGTGCCATGCAGCCCTGGAATGAAATCCTTTTGTCACGAGACAGGACATCTGTGATCATCTTTGGCTCAATGACAGAGACATAGCAGATCTCTAAGAAAGACAGATTCCCTAGGAAGAAATACATGGGTTTTTGCAGGCTGTGGTTATTTCGGATGGCGAGAATGATAAGGAAGTTTTCCAACACAGTTAATAAATAAGCCAGAAGTAAAGCAGagaagagaagcagctgcagttcACCAGTGGTTGGAAAACCCAGGAGAATGAAATACAGGACTTTGGTTTCATTCCTCCCACCCAT
The DNA window shown above is from Molothrus aeneus isolate 106 chromosome 28, BPBGC_Maene_1.0, whole genome shotgun sequence and carries:
- the LOC136567167 gene encoding olfactory receptor 6Y1-like, with the protein product MGGRNETKVLYFILLGFPTTGELQLLLFSALLLAYLLTVLENFLIILAIRNNHSLQKPMYFFLGNLSFLEICYVSVIEPKMITDVLSRDKRISFQGCMAQLHFFVTLVCTEYVLLAAMAYDRLVAICKPLRYPLIMSHKLCAQLVAACWVCGLTTSSIKLSFIARLSFCDVDKINHYFCDISPLLNISCSDSSLAELVDFTLALLVILLPLCTVLASYICILITVLKIPSSQGRQKAFSTCSSHLAVVILFYSTTLFTYAHPKLMYTYRANKLVSVLYTVVVPLLNPLIYCLRNKEVRVATRKTLKIYKGQEGFCIRSREKKLD